The following nucleotide sequence is from Phycisphaera sp..
TGCCCAGGTTGCGAACGGCGACGTTCGAGATGCCCAGGCTCACCTTGCCGGCCACGTCGACCTGTCCGGCGAGTTGGAAGTCGGCACCACCGCCGGTGATCTGGAGGGTGGGCTCACCCGAGCTGGCCTCAACGGCCCCCAGCGTCTGGCTGGAGGTGGTGTCGAGGGTAAGCTCGATGTCGAGGAAGTCGGTGTTGATGCGCAAGTTCTTGCCGTCCGCCACGGCGCGGATGCCGTTGATCGTACCGGCGATGTCCTGGCCCACGTCCCGCTGCTCGTTCGTTGCATTGGCAAAGGTGCTGCGGATGGTGGTATCGGCGGTGCCGAAGTCGTCGGCCTCGAAGTCGTAGATGCCAACGCCGGTGCCCTGGATGCTGGCATCGTCGACAACCTTGACCGAGACGAACTCACTGTCGCCGAATTCAGTGGTGATCAACGCGACGGTGCCGCCCGAGGCCGACGCCGTCACGCCGGTGACCTCGCTGAAGTCGTTGATGGCTTCGGCGATCTGGGCATTGGTCTGTCCAGATGTGAAGCTGAACTCGCGGCTGCCCAGGCGGCCGCCGATCTCGATGCGGAAGTCGTCGCCGCTGCCGTTGAGGTCGAGTGTGCCCGTCGTCGACAGCAGGAAGCCGGCCTGCTGGGCCGACTGGGTGACCAGGGCGTTGACGTCGAGCTCATCGCTCTCGAACTTGGCACCATTGATCTTAAAGTCGGTGATGTCGCTGGCGACGTTCTGGGCGCGGTAGTCGAAGCTGCCGTTGAGCAGCTTGGTGCCCTGGAAGCTGGTCGCAGAGGCGATGCGGTCGATGGTCTGCAGGATCGAGTCGACCTGCTGCTGGTTGGCTAGCTTCTCCTGCTCGCCCAGACCGGCCTGGTTGGCGGTTGTGGTCAGAAGGCCCTGGAGTTCGTTCAGGAGGTTCGAGACCTCCTGGAGTCCGCCTTCGGCGATGTTGACCACCTGGTCGGCACGCTCGGCGTTGCCGATGGCCGAGGTCAGCGCGGTGGCCTCGGCACGCAGGTTCTCCGAGGCGATGAGACCCGCAGGGTCGTCCTTGCCCCGGTTGATGCGGGTACCAGTCGACAAGCGTTCGAGTGACTGGCTCAGGTTGTTGTTGTTCAGGCCAAGCACACGCTGGGCGAGAAGCGACTGCACGTTCGTGTTGATCCGGCTCATGACGACGATCCTCCGTGAACCCGGCTTCCGCATACCTGCGGCACCGGGTGCCACTGCGGGGCGTTACCCCGCCGCTTGCACGCAGCCGTCCTGGCATCCGTACCAGGGCTGAACCTCGTGCTTGGTGCCTGGATCGTCGAATCCGGAAGGCCAATTCAG
It contains:
- a CDS encoding flagellin, which codes for MSRINTNVQSLLAQRVLGLNNNNLSQSLERLSTGTRINRGKDDPAGLIASENLRAEATALTSAIGNAERADQVVNIAEGGLQEVSNLLNELQGLLTTTANQAGLGEQEKLANQQQVDSILQTIDRIASATSFQGTKLLNGSFDYRAQNVASDITDFKINGAKFESDELDVNALVTQSAQQAGFLLSTTGTLDLNGSGDDFRIEIGGRLGSREFSFTSGQTNAQIAEAINDFSEVTGVTASASGGTVALITTEFGDSEFVSVKVVDDASIQGTGVGIYDFEADDFGTADTTIRSTFANATNEQRDVGQDIAGTINGIRAVADGKNLRINTDFLDIELTLDTTSSQTLGAVEASSGEPTLQITGGGADFQLAGQVDVAGKVSLGISNVAVRNLGNSTAGFLGDLASGKSLNLADGDDLSGAQNVVEEAIEQVSTLRGRLGAFQQNTVGATIRSLSISLENTRAAESVIRDTDFAAETAQLTRSQILVSSTTNILSLANSQPQSVLQLLG